Proteins co-encoded in one Candidatus Methanomethylophilaceae archaeon genomic window:
- a CDS encoding ATP-binding protein, which translates to MMADETRERELRPLERVNVNYRRTVLTMDRFGLGSYSGIEVVNVIDWLCDRLMESSLVGRRLSA; encoded by the coding sequence ATGATGGCTGACGAGACCAGAGAAAGGGAACTGAGACCTTTGGAACGGGTGAATGTCAACTACCGCAGAACGGTCCTCACAATGGATCGTTTCGGACTCGGTTCGTACAGCGGCATAGAAGTGGTCAACGTCATAGACTGGCTCTGCGACAGATTAATGGAATCTTCATTGGTGGGCAGAAGATTGTCTGCCTGA
- a CDS encoding ArsR family transcriptional regulator produces the protein MNRIKVINEPSELVPMLRSVDTPVKRDVLKEVTLEWRTADEIAEKYGPEGRDAIVFFEKMKLVETRWMSKDGGYPEKSYHTYYTSFSINAQWPVYEISDVLTAAMMGDDEYGEIERKILEKVGKDGVFSGDVAESLGLSSTMLKSLVRRSVKMDYHGHRIELIREE, from the coding sequence ATGAACAGAATCAAGGTGATCAATGAGCCTTCTGAGCTGGTCCCTATGCTCAGGTCCGTTGATACACCCGTGAAAAGAGACGTCCTCAAAGAGGTCACACTGGAGTGGAGGACCGCCGACGAGATCGCAGAGAAATACGGTCCCGAAGGCAGGGATGCCATAGTCTTCTTCGAGAAGATGAAACTGGTGGAGACCCGTTGGATGTCCAAAGACGGCGGGTATCCGGAGAAATCGTATCATACGTATTACACATCTTTCAGCATAAACGCGCAGTGGCCAGTTTACGAGATCAGCGACGTTCTGACCGCGGCCATGATGGGCGACGACGAATACGGGGAGATCGAGCGGAAAATCCTGGAGAAAGTCGGGAAGGACGGCGTATTCTCGGGCGACGTGGCGGAATCCCTGGGGCTTTCGTCGACCATGCTCAAGAGTCTGGTCCGCAGATCGGTGAAGATGGATTACCACGGGCACAGGATAGAGCTCATCCGCGAAGAGTAA
- a CDS encoding HDIG domain-containing protein: protein MAEEMASRIPEADRDLVIAGALLHDIGRSVDHSIMHACIGAEIAEGLGLPKEIVEIIRKHTGAGLDAVDVEELGLPTGDYMPRTLEEKIVAHADNLVSDNRVVPHSIR from the coding sequence GTGGCGGAGGAGATGGCATCCCGCATCCCGGAGGCCGACAGGGATCTGGTCATAGCGGGCGCGCTTCTGCATGACATAGGCCGCTCCGTCGACCACTCGATAATGCACGCCTGCATCGGGGCGGAGATAGCCGAGGGCCTGGGGCTTCCGAAGGAGATCGTCGAGATCATCCGCAAGCACACCGGCGCCGGCCTGGACGCGGTGGACGTGGAGGAGCTCGGCCTCCCGACCGGGGATTATATGCCCCGGACGCTGGAGGAGAAGATCGTGGCGCACGCCGACAACCTGGTCAGCGACAACCGCGTGGTGCCGCATAGCATTCGGTGA
- a CDS encoding tRNA (cytidine(56)-2'-O)-methyltransferase, translated as MPDIWIMRIGHRPERDKRVTTHVALSSRALGARGIYVDTHDEVLEENIRSVAERFGGDYQIKTGVRWQDAIRGFDGKVIHLTMYGERVDEALPKIPRDENLMIVVGAEKVPREVYDRADFNISVGNQPHSEIAALAIFLDRLTEGKALYSDRHGKITVVPNERGKTVVENSDRFRMHEVSHRERMQEARDHPLLHCQGGGGGDGIPHPGGRQGSGHSGRASA; from the coding sequence ATGCCCGATATTTGGATAATGAGGATAGGGCACCGTCCAGAAAGGGATAAGCGCGTCACGACGCATGTGGCGCTGTCTTCGAGAGCCCTCGGAGCCAGAGGCATCTATGTCGATACCCACGACGAAGTCTTGGAGGAGAACATCCGCAGCGTGGCCGAGAGGTTCGGCGGGGACTACCAGATAAAGACCGGGGTCAGATGGCAGGACGCCATCCGCGGATTCGACGGGAAGGTCATCCATCTCACCATGTACGGCGAGAGGGTCGACGAAGCTCTCCCCAAGATACCCCGCGACGAGAATCTCATGATAGTCGTGGGGGCGGAGAAGGTGCCCCGCGAAGTCTACGACCGCGCGGATTTCAACATCTCGGTGGGCAACCAGCCCCATTCGGAGATAGCGGCTCTGGCCATATTCCTGGACCGCCTCACCGAAGGAAAGGCCCTGTATTCCGACCGCCACGGGAAGATCACGGTGGTTCCCAACGAAAGGGGGAAGACGGTTGTCGAGAATTCCGACCGATTTCGAATGCATGAGGTTTCTCATCGAGAAAGGATGCAAGAGGCGCGTGATCATCCATTGCTGCACTGTCAGGGCGGTGGCGGAGGAGATGGCATCCCGCATCCCGGAGGCCGACAGGGATCTGGTCATAGCGGGCGCGCTTCTGCATGA